A genomic window from Luteolibacter sp. LG18 includes:
- a CDS encoding basic secretory protein-like protein, translated as MTQKHIALVPLLACLAAGSLHAETPAPAADKPAPQVVQAGSYTYTFDPGTAPDLKGWLETELTPVVKEWYPKIVALLPSEGFTPSSTVTFRFQDDMKGVPAWAAGTTISLNAGWFRNNLKGEARGCVVHEMVHVVQRYGRGKNPTPGWITEGIPDYIRWFLYEPQTKGAELNRGNIANAKYDASYRVTANFLDWVVTSKNKDFVAKLNAAARAGNYTDEIWKEHAGAPLEELGTQWKKAREEKLAGK; from the coding sequence ATGACCCAGAAACACATCGCACTCGTCCCGCTGCTGGCTTGCCTGGCGGCCGGTTCCCTCCACGCGGAAACCCCGGCTCCGGCCGCGGACAAACCCGCCCCGCAGGTCGTTCAGGCCGGCTCCTACACCTACACCTTCGATCCCGGCACTGCCCCCGACCTGAAGGGCTGGCTGGAAACCGAGCTCACCCCGGTGGTGAAGGAGTGGTATCCGAAAATCGTGGCACTGCTTCCCAGCGAAGGCTTCACCCCGTCCTCCACCGTGACCTTCCGGTTCCAGGACGACATGAAGGGGGTCCCGGCTTGGGCCGCCGGGACCACGATCTCGCTGAATGCCGGATGGTTCCGCAACAACCTCAAGGGCGAGGCCCGCGGCTGCGTGGTGCACGAGATGGTCCACGTGGTGCAGCGTTACGGCCGCGGCAAGAACCCGACGCCCGGATGGATCACCGAGGGCATCCCGGACTACATCCGCTGGTTCCTCTACGAACCGCAGACCAAGGGCGCCGAACTCAACCGCGGCAACATCGCCAACGCGAAATACGACGCGAGCTACCGCGTCACCGCGAACTTCCTCGACTGGGTGGTGACCTCGAAGAACAAGGACTTCGTGGCGAAACTGAATGCCGCCGCACGCGCGGGGAACTACACCGACGAGATCTGGAAAGAACACGCCGGAGCCCCTCTCGAAGAGCTCGGAACGCAATGGAAGAAGGCCCGCGAGGAGAAGCTGGCTGGCAAATAA
- a CDS encoding DUF4332 domain-containing protein — protein sequence MSKLETIPGIGKSSVELLEAAGFLDENSLAKAGLDQLVAELERANSVLKIAKRAPRRAEVEKWLSAARDRTGIAAPGSDEEDEGAQPLVAVNYEENPEVAAMLARSPSAQPLPPRLLIENELAVSDIPPAVLLSRVVGDLDVRVTETASSKPVKLPAGGSVQVGDAPAPKREIDASRIRTIADMTPVALKPGTSSSDSGNDRVALIRAPRESTNRGRNPESRFFIRGVLHTHPLQVMFGAVVTLVMMVVLPLAIVAAGLLLLSDMQPEQFGWVPKWFLAFPIALPVTGLAYLIWGVGAGKCRICGQRLFVPKNCRKNAKAHHVKWIGYIIPTALHMLFFRWFRCTYCGTPVRLKE from the coding sequence ATGTCGAAACTCGAAACCATCCCCGGCATCGGTAAATCCTCGGTCGAGCTGCTCGAAGCCGCGGGATTCCTCGATGAAAATTCCTTGGCGAAAGCCGGGCTGGACCAGTTGGTGGCGGAGCTTGAGCGGGCGAATTCGGTCCTGAAGATCGCCAAGCGGGCTCCGCGTCGCGCCGAAGTGGAGAAATGGCTTTCCGCCGCGCGGGACCGCACGGGGATTGCCGCTCCGGGTTCCGACGAGGAAGACGAGGGCGCCCAGCCGTTGGTGGCGGTGAACTACGAAGAGAATCCCGAAGTGGCAGCCATGCTGGCCCGGTCGCCTTCCGCCCAGCCGCTGCCACCGCGCCTGCTCATCGAGAACGAGCTGGCCGTTTCCGACATCCCTCCAGCCGTGCTTCTCAGCCGCGTGGTGGGGGATCTGGACGTCCGGGTCACCGAAACCGCCTCTTCCAAGCCGGTGAAGCTGCCCGCCGGTGGCTCCGTGCAGGTGGGGGATGCTCCCGCTCCGAAGCGCGAGATCGATGCTTCCCGCATCCGGACCATCGCGGACATGACGCCGGTCGCTTTGAAGCCCGGCACCTCTTCTTCGGACTCTGGCAACGACCGAGTGGCACTGATCCGCGCGCCCCGTGAAAGCACCAACCGCGGGCGTAATCCGGAGTCGCGTTTCTTCATCCGTGGCGTGCTCCACACCCACCCGCTCCAGGTGATGTTCGGGGCGGTCGTGACCTTGGTGATGATGGTGGTGCTGCCGCTGGCCATCGTCGCCGCGGGGTTGCTGTTGCTCAGCGATATGCAGCCGGAGCAGTTCGGCTGGGTGCCGAAGTGGTTCCTCGCTTTCCCGATCGCCCTGCCGGTCACCGGATTGGCCTATCTGATCTGGGGCGTGGGAGCTGGCAAGTGCCGCATCTGCGGCCAGCGCCTGTTTGTGCCGAAGAACTGCCGTAAGAACGCCAAGGCACACCACGTGAAGTGGATCGGCTACATCATTCCCACCGCGCTCCACATGCTGTTCTTCCGCTGGTTCCGCTGCACCTACTGCGGCACCCCGGTCCGGTTGAAGGAGTAG
- a CDS encoding DUF4259 domain-containing protein, with protein sequence MDWIWDLDDADDTTLLKDIFEGCIQSKDYLEATDCSIVIAAADVVAALLGKPVEELPDGVAAYVEKLGATAPADVVTLAQKAVKKVTNDSELKEVWEESGNADEWLKDVAGLQGRLK encoded by the coding sequence ATGGACTGGATCTGGGATCTGGACGACGCGGACGACACGACGCTTTTGAAGGACATCTTCGAGGGATGCATCCAGTCGAAGGATTATCTTGAAGCCACCGATTGCTCGATCGTGATCGCCGCCGCCGATGTGGTGGCCGCGCTGCTCGGCAAACCGGTCGAGGAACTCCCCGATGGCGTCGCCGCCTACGTCGAGAAACTCGGTGCCACCGCTCCCGCCGATGTCGTCACCCTGGCCCAGAAGGCCGTGAAGAAGGTGACCAATGACTCCGAACTCAAGGAAGTCTGGGAAGAAAGCGGCAACGCCGACGAGTGGCTCAAGGACGTGGCCGGCCTCCAAGGCCGCCTCAAGTAA
- a CDS encoding valine--tRNA ligase: MSELSKAYEPQAVEEKWYAAWIDGKCFEADPSSEKEGYSIVIPPPNVTGILHLGHVLNNTLQDVLARRARQQGKEVLWLPGTDHAGIATQSKVERELKKNEGVGRRDLGRDKFLERVWDWKDQYGGIIIKQLKRLGCSCDWSRERFTMDESYTKWVSHVFVELFKEGLIYRGKRIVNWCPVSLTALSDEEVIMTPQRSKLYFMKYELADAPGEFLEISTTRPETLMGDVAVAVNPKDERFAKYIGRKVFRPFPHAEIPVIADDHVDIEFGTGALKITPAHDKADFEIGLRHNLPIIDVLTPEAHINCPEVPDLHGLDRFVARKKAAAKLEELGLLIKVEEYENNVGFSERAGVPIEPRISMQWFLKYPCVKEAADAVANGDIKFRPERWAKTYAHWMENLQDWCISRQLWWGHQIPVWYRKDKLEALKGAEALDMADFQAGDIHVGVDSPADAENWVRDEDVMDTWFSSWLWPFATMADVGEQTPTLKKFYPTDDLVTGPDIIFFWVARMIMAGFRFTGELPFKNVYFTAIIRDLKGEKMSKSKGNSPDPIEMMEKYGADGLRFGLLRIAPVGSDIRFDEAHVEEGRNFANKLYNACRFRQMAGDDSEWEELELRPHHVDIMAKLDELTVDLERAYGEYRFGEVAQLLYEFLWNEFCDKFLEAVKGDLRETATADARNATLATFDAVMSRYLQLLHPYMPHVTEELSLRMGFVEEGEFLMQKELPDEPLLEGLEQEGIDNAKGVAGAVYEAAGRLRNLKAEYKLASRKDVTFVVKPSVDWLGEETDILALLAGSKEVRIDAAYEAPKGTPVALTPVGEIYLPLEGLIDVESERLRISKEIESTTKEVAKSEGKLGNASFVDRAPPEVVEQEKARLADWKTKLAQLQEMLAALA; this comes from the coding sequence ATGTCCGAGTTGTCGAAAGCCTATGAACCCCAAGCGGTCGAAGAAAAGTGGTACGCCGCTTGGATCGACGGGAAGTGCTTTGAAGCCGATCCTTCCTCCGAGAAGGAGGGCTATTCCATTGTCATCCCGCCGCCGAACGTCACCGGCATCCTCCATCTCGGCCACGTCCTGAACAACACGCTCCAGGACGTGCTGGCCCGCCGCGCTCGCCAGCAGGGCAAGGAAGTCCTCTGGCTGCCCGGCACCGATCACGCCGGTATCGCCACCCAATCGAAGGTGGAACGCGAGCTGAAGAAGAACGAAGGCGTGGGTCGCCGCGACCTCGGCCGCGACAAGTTCCTCGAGCGCGTCTGGGACTGGAAGGACCAGTACGGCGGCATCATCATCAAACAGTTGAAGCGCTTGGGCTGCTCCTGCGATTGGAGCCGCGAGCGCTTCACCATGGACGAGTCCTACACGAAGTGGGTGAGCCATGTGTTCGTGGAGCTTTTCAAGGAAGGCCTGATCTACCGCGGCAAGCGCATCGTGAACTGGTGCCCGGTGTCGCTCACCGCCCTCTCCGACGAGGAGGTGATCATGACTCCGCAGCGCTCGAAGCTCTACTTCATGAAGTACGAGCTGGCGGACGCTCCCGGCGAGTTCCTGGAAATTTCCACCACCCGTCCGGAAACCCTGATGGGTGACGTGGCCGTGGCCGTGAACCCGAAGGACGAGCGTTTCGCGAAATACATCGGTCGCAAGGTGTTCCGCCCGTTCCCGCATGCGGAGATTCCGGTGATCGCGGACGATCACGTGGACATCGAGTTCGGCACCGGCGCGCTCAAGATCACTCCGGCCCATGACAAGGCGGACTTCGAGATCGGCCTGCGCCACAATCTGCCAATCATCGACGTGCTCACGCCCGAGGCGCACATCAACTGCCCCGAGGTGCCGGATCTCCACGGTCTCGACCGCTTCGTGGCCCGCAAGAAGGCCGCGGCGAAGCTGGAGGAACTCGGCCTCCTCATCAAGGTGGAGGAGTATGAGAACAACGTCGGCTTCTCCGAGCGCGCGGGCGTGCCGATCGAGCCGCGCATTTCGATGCAGTGGTTCCTCAAGTATCCCTGCGTGAAGGAAGCCGCGGACGCCGTGGCCAACGGTGACATCAAGTTCCGTCCCGAGCGCTGGGCGAAGACCTATGCCCACTGGATGGAGAACCTCCAGGACTGGTGCATCAGCCGCCAGCTCTGGTGGGGCCACCAGATCCCGGTGTGGTACCGCAAGGACAAGCTCGAAGCGCTCAAGGGTGCCGAGGCGCTCGACATGGCGGACTTCCAGGCTGGTGACATCCACGTCGGCGTGGACTCCCCCGCCGACGCGGAAAACTGGGTGCGCGACGAGGACGTGATGGACACCTGGTTCTCGTCCTGGCTGTGGCCGTTCGCCACCATGGCGGACGTGGGCGAGCAGACGCCGACCTTGAAGAAGTTCTACCCGACCGACGACCTCGTCACCGGTCCGGACATCATCTTCTTCTGGGTGGCGCGCATGATCATGGCGGGCTTCCGCTTCACCGGCGAGCTGCCGTTCAAGAACGTCTATTTCACCGCGATCATCCGCGATCTCAAGGGCGAGAAGATGTCGAAGTCCAAGGGGAATTCGCCCGATCCCATCGAAATGATGGAGAAGTATGGCGCGGACGGGCTGCGCTTCGGCCTGCTGCGCATCGCGCCGGTCGGCAGCGACATCCGTTTCGATGAAGCCCACGTCGAGGAAGGCCGCAATTTCGCCAACAAGCTCTACAACGCCTGCCGTTTCCGCCAGATGGCCGGGGACGACAGCGAGTGGGAGGAGCTGGAGCTGCGCCCGCACCACGTCGACATCATGGCGAAGCTCGATGAGCTGACCGTCGATCTGGAGCGCGCCTACGGCGAATACCGTTTCGGTGAAGTAGCCCAGCTTCTCTACGAATTCCTCTGGAACGAGTTCTGCGACAAGTTCCTCGAAGCCGTGAAGGGCGACCTGCGCGAGACCGCCACCGCGGATGCGCGTAATGCCACGCTCGCGACCTTCGATGCCGTGATGAGCCGCTACCTCCAGCTACTCCACCCCTACATGCCCCACGTCACCGAGGAGCTGTCGCTCCGGATGGGCTTCGTGGAGGAAGGGGAGTTCCTGATGCAAAAGGAGCTGCCGGACGAGCCGCTGCTGGAAGGTCTGGAGCAGGAAGGCATCGACAATGCCAAGGGCGTCGCCGGTGCGGTGTATGAAGCCGCCGGTCGCCTCCGCAACCTGAAGGCCGAATACAAGCTCGCGTCCCGCAAGGACGTGACCTTCGTGGTGAAGCCGTCCGTCGATTGGCTGGGCGAGGAAACCGACATCCTCGCGCTGCTGGCCGGCTCGAAGGAAGTCCGGATCGATGCCGCCTACGAGGCACCGAAAGGCACGCCGGTTGCCCTGACTCCGGTCGGGGAGATCTATCTTCCGCTGGAAGGGCTGATCGATGTCGAGTCCGAGCGCCTGCGTATTTCCAAGGAGATCGAATCGACCACCAAGGAGGTTGCAAAAAGCGAAGGCAAACTTGGCAACGCCAGCTTCGTCGATCGCGCGCCGCCGGAAGTCGTTGAACAAGAGAAGGCCCGCCTCGCCGATTGGAAAACGAAGCTCGCTCAGCTCCAGGAGATGCTCGCCGCACTCGCCTGA